The window TGCAATGCTGAACGAAGCACTCTCGCAAGCCGATCGCCGCTACTATCACGCGCTCGCACGCTACCGCAAAGCAATACTGCAAAAAAATGCGCTCTTGCGTGCGGCCGGCCCGGGTGCCGATTCGGAGTTGTTGGCAATTTACGACGGGGTGATGGGCGACAGCGGGACCGAGATCGTCTTGGCGCGGCGTCATTACTTGGTTGCGCTCGGTGAGGCCGCGGCGAGCGTCTACGGGCACTGGATTCCGAGTGAACGCTTTGCGCTGCGTTATGTCCCGGACGTGAGCGTCGATACGCCGACGTCTGACGGCGTTCGCAACGCGTTCGAGACGCGGCTCCGCGAGCAGCGTCCGGCCGAGCTTTCTCGAAGAAGAAGTCTTGTGGGCCCGCACCGCGACGAGATCGAGCTCTTACTGGACGGCGAAGCACTCGCGCGTTTCGGCTCGCAGGGGCAACAGCGTACCGCCGTTCTGGCGCTCAAACTGGGTGAATACGCGGTCTTGCGCGATATCGCGGGTGAAGCGCCGGTTCTCTTGCTCGACGACGTTCTCTCCGAGCTCGACACCCAGCGGTCTGCGGCTTTCCTTGCCGGTTTGGAAGGCCTCGAACAAGTCTTCGTGTCCGCGACGCATCTGCCCGAGCGTACGGCCTCCGGTGCAACGACGTGGCGGATCGAAGCTGCGAGCGTCGTGCAATGCTAACCCCGCTGTCGCGCGCCGTCGGCGCATGGACGCCGGGATCAGGTCGCCCAAAGACACCGGGCGAGCACGCGCTCGGTGCGATTCTCTCGCTGTGGCCTACGATCGTCGGCGAAGACGTCGCGAAGCACACGGTTCCGCTCGAACGCAAGGGCGACGCCCTCGTCGTGATGACCAGTTCGAGCGCGTGGAGCAACCAGTTGTCGTTGCTTTCGGGTCATATAGTTTGTGCGCTGAGCGACGCCGGCGTCGATGGGATCGAGCGATTGCGTTTCCGGATCGGGCGCGTTCGGCGCGGTCCCCTCGGCATCGTTTCGAACGGACACGGCAAAGCTCTCGAATCACGAGCGCCGAGCGTGTCTGCTGCGACTGCAACGTCAACCGCCGAAGAAGCATTCTCGCGATTCCGCGAGCGCGTCGACCGGGGCCGGGATGCAAAGCGTGCAGACGGGTGGAATCAATGTTCCAAGTGCGGCGTTATGCTGCCGGAAGGAAACCGATGTGCATCATGCACGACGGCGGAAATCTCGCGGCGGTCTGCTCGCGTGCAGCGGCTCATGTTTGATGTGCCGTGGCTGGGTTTTAAAGGCATCTCGTCGCTGGTCGAGGGACTCTCACAAGACGAGTACGAGATGAACAAAACTGCCCTGCTCGCACGCTGGTGGGAAGCGCTGGAGCGTGTCCGCAAAACGGCAACAGTTTCCCCGGACGGTCTCGAACGCCAGATAGCAAGCTCCTATCTGCTGCTCAAGACAGGATGGGAACCGGATCGTATAACGCCCCTCATTGCGCGCAACGAGCTCGGTGACGTTTACGATCTTCTTTACGAGAAACACCATAATAAATAGTGCAAGAATATAGCGCAGAAGATATCCAAGTTTTACGCGGCCTGGAAGCCGTCCGTAAACGCCCCGGCATGTACATCGGGAACACATCAGATCGCGGGTTGCACCAGCTCGTCTACGAAGTGGTCGACAACGCGATCGACGAAGCCATGGCCGGTTTTGCAACCGAGATCAACATCGTCCTCGGTAAAGACGGCTCATGCCTGGTCGAAGACAACGGGCGCGGCATTCCAGTCGACATCCACGCCGAAGAGCACAAGCCCGCAGTCGAAGTTGCGATGACGATGCTGCACGCCGGCGCGAAATTCGGCAAAGGCGGCTATAAGGTTTCGGGCGGCTTGCACGGCGTCGGCGTCTCCGTCGTCAACGCGCTTTCCAAAGAGATGGTGACGCGTGTCAAACGCGACGGCATCTTGTACGAAATCCGCTTCGAGCGCGGCGAGGTCGTCCGCAAGCTCAAGAAAGTCGGTCCGGCACAGGGCACTGGGACGATTCAATGGTTCATACCCGATCCCGAAGTCTTCGATACGACCGTATTTTCAACCGACATTCTGCAGCGACGCATGCGCGAGCTGGCATTTCTCAATCAGGGCCTGAAGATCGAGCTGCGTGACGAACGCGTCGATCCGCCGAAAGTCCGCGAGTATCACTATGCCGGCGGCATCGTCAGCTTCGTCGAGTACTTGAACGAAAACAAAGACGCACTGCATCCGGTTATCGCGACGCACGGCGAACGCGACGGCGTGCTGGTCGAAGTCGCAATGCAATACGTCGATGCGTACACCGATCTCGTGCTTTCGTTCGCGAATAACATCAACACGACCGAAGGCGGCATGCATCTCACCGGTTTCCGGACTGCGGTAACCAGCGCGGTCAACGGCTACGCGCGCAAGCGCGGGATGCTCAAAGAGAACGAGAACGCTCTCTCAACCGACGATTGCATGGAAGGCTTGAGCGCGATCGTCTCGGTCAAGCTGCAAGAGCCGCAATTCGAGGGTCAGACCAAGACGAAGCTCGGCAACGCCCCCGTGCGTTCGATCGTATCCGGTCTCGTCAGCGAGCGTCTTGATTTCTTCTTCGAAGAGAATCCAAAATATGCGCGCGCGATCGTCGAGAAGTGCATGCAGGCTTCGCGAGCGCGGGAAGCCGCGAAGAAAGCCCGAGATCTCACGCG of the Candidatus Baltobacteraceae bacterium genome contains:
- the recF gene encoding DNA replication/repair protein RecF, with the protein product MQLEHLALANLRNYASLEWTPAPGLNLLVGTNAQGKSNLLESIAMLATGKSFRTARESELIRFGQALGSVVGAARVAAGKLNLACTIAASAGGTRKTYTLNGESVRYARFLGSVKVVAFVPSDLGLVSGAPSQRRAMLNEALSQADRRYYHALARYRKAILQKNALLRAAGPGADSELLAIYDGVMGDSGTEIVLARRHYLVALGEAAASVYGHWIPSERFALRYVPDVSVDTPTSDGVRNAFETRLREQRPAELSRRRSLVGPHRDEIELLLDGEALARFGSQGQQRTAVLALKLGEYAVLRDIAGEAPVLLLDDVLSELDTQRSAAFLAGLEGLEQVFVSATHLPERTASGATTWRIEAASVVQC
- a CDS encoding DUF721 domain-containing protein, which encodes MLTPLSRAVGAWTPGSGRPKTPGEHALGAILSLWPTIVGEDVAKHTVPLERKGDALVVMTSSSAWSNQLSLLSGHIVCALSDAGVDGIERLRFRIGRVRRGPLGIVSNGHGKALESRAPSVSAATATSTAEEAFSRFRERVDRGRDAKRADGWNQCSKCGVMLPEGNRCASCTTAEISRRSARVQRLMFDVPWLGFKGISSLVEGLSQDEYEMNKTALLARWWEALERVRKTATVSPDGLERQIASSYLLLKTGWEPDRITPLIARNELGDVYDLLYEKHHNK
- the gyrB gene encoding DNA topoisomerase (ATP-hydrolyzing) subunit B, whose translation is MQEYSAEDIQVLRGLEAVRKRPGMYIGNTSDRGLHQLVYEVVDNAIDEAMAGFATEINIVLGKDGSCLVEDNGRGIPVDIHAEEHKPAVEVAMTMLHAGAKFGKGGYKVSGGLHGVGVSVVNALSKEMVTRVKRDGILYEIRFERGEVVRKLKKVGPAQGTGTIQWFIPDPEVFDTTVFSTDILQRRMRELAFLNQGLKIELRDERVDPPKVREYHYAGGIVSFVEYLNENKDALHPVIATHGERDGVLVEVAMQYVDAYTDLVLSFANNINTTEGGMHLTGFRTAVTSAVNGYARKRGMLKENENALSTDDCMEGLSAIVSVKLQEPQFEGQTKTKLGNAPVRSIVSGLVSERLDFFFEENPKYARAIVEKCMQASRAREAAKKARDLTRRKNALEGSGLPGKLVDCKSNDPSDSEIFLVEGDSAGGTAKGGRDPNTQAILPLRGKILNVEKARLDKVLSNEEIRTMITALGTGFGDEFNAEKVRYHKIIIMTDADVDGSHIRTLLLTFFYREMKGLIKDGRVYIAQPPLYGLKKGKTTTYLFDEAELKAFFAKNESSDYSVQQYKGLGEMDADQLAETTMEPQHRRLLQVKLGDYDGDEEEVERTFVTLMGDKVEPRKIFIQENARNVTNLDL